In a single window of the Centroberyx gerrardi isolate f3 chromosome 17, fCenGer3.hap1.cur.20231027, whole genome shotgun sequence genome:
- the cox8a gene encoding cytochrome c oxidase subunit 8A, mitochondrial has protein sequence MPGILRTIATRVAPALQGPAVTQRANLYTRPAKDALGPVETAVGLGMFGLAILGPSGWILAHLEEYKKKD, from the exons ATGCCTGGGATCCTGAGGACTATCGCTACCCGCGTGGCCCCTGCTCTGCAGGGACCCGCCGTCACTCAGCGGGCTAATCTCTACACCAGACCGGCCAAGGACGCGCTCGGTCCCGTC GAAACTGCCGTTGGACTGGGGATGTTCGGTCTGGCTATCTTGGGACCATCTGGATGGATTCTAGCCCACCTTGAGGAGTACAAGAAGAAAGACTAA